The window CGGGATGCGCAAACACATCGCGGATACCACTGATTTCGGGAAGTTCATCGCGACGGCCCCCGTGTGCATCGCCGTAATCTGCGAAGGCAGCAAGTATTATCTCGAGGATGGTTCCGCTGCCACCCAGAACATCCTTGTCGCGGCGCGTGCTCACGGTCTCGGCGCCTGTTGGGTGGCTGGCGACAAGAAACCGTATGCAGACACCATCCGGGCCATGTTGGGGGCCCCTGAGGGCTACAAGCTGGTCAGCCTGGTTGCTCTGGGCCATCCCGGCGAATACCCCAGCCCCGCCAAACGGGAACTAAACGAAGTATTGCATTGGGAAACATTCTGATGCCGCGTCGCTGACGCCAAGGGGGGGACATGCGGAAGGCCGTGCTGCTGGCAGCGCTGTGTGTTGCGTTCGGGTGGGAAGCGGCGACGGCCCCCAATCAGATTGCCGTGCCCGCGGACGCGTCGCCCCTGGTGAAATTCGCCGCCGCCGAGGCGCGGCGCTACATCTATGTGCGCACGGGCCAGCTCCTGCCCATCGCTGAAGGCGAAAACATAAAGAGCGACACCATTGTGGTGGGCTCGAAGACGTATCTCCCGGCTGCCCAGCCCCGGCAGGACGCCGGCGACGCTCCGTGGGACAAGGCGCGCGCCGAACAGGGGTACGTCATCAAGACCGTCCCTCACGGCGCGCACAGACTCGTGGTCATCGCGGGTTCGAGCGACGTGGCGACCTTGTACGCGGCATACCGTTTCGCGGAACTCCTCGGCGTGCGCTTCTATCTGCACGGCGACGTCGTTCCCGACGAACGGATGCCCTGGCAACTCCCGGATTTCGATGTGGAGGAGAGCCCCCTGTTCGCGACGCGCGGCATCCAGCCCTTCCACGATTTTCCCGAGGGACCCGACTGGTGGAATCTCGACGACTATAAGGCCATCATCGGCCAGCTTCCCAAGCTCCGCATGAATTTCATCGGGTTGCACACCTACCCGGAAGACCGCCCCAACGCCGAACCCACGGTCTGGATCGGCCGC of the Candidatus Hydrogenedentota bacterium genome contains:
- a CDS encoding nitroreductase family protein, with the protein product MDAIEALKSRRSVRSFKPDPVRREVIENIVDCARLAATARNEQPWEFVVVTNAGMRKHIADTTDFGKFIATAPVCIAVICEGSKYYLEDGSAATQNILVAARAHGLGACWVAGDKKPYADTIRAMLGAPEGYKLVSLVALGHPGEYPSPAKRELNEVLHWETF